The sequence ATAATACAATAATGTATTATTTTCTTCTCCTAGTGCTGTCTTTCTCAATCATCTTTGTTTTCAACTATCTCTTGAAATCTAAAAATGGCAAGAAAAGCAGTACTCTACTCCCACCAGGTCCCAAGGGGCTTCCGTTGATCGGAAACTTGCATGAATTCGACACGGTGCATCCCCACGTCTATCTCCACCAACTCGCCAAAAAGTACGGCCCCCTCATGTCCTTGAGATTCGGTTTCCGGCCAGCCATCGTAATATCTTCTGCCAGAGTAGCCAAAACAGCCTTGAAAAACAATGACCTAGCATTTTCAGGGAGGCCATCGTTAATTGGGTTCCAAAAGTTTTCTTACAATGGCAATGATATTGCTTTCTCTAGTTACAACGAAACTTGGAGGGAAATGAGGAAACTCAGCGTCATTCATCTTTTCAGTGCCAAACAGGTGGCTTCATTTCTTCCTATTCGAAAGGACCAAGTTTCGCGAATGATCAAAGATATGATCACCAAATCACATTCGTCGGATCAGGTCATAAACTTGAGCCAGGCTGCCTTCTTTTTGAGTAATAGCATCGTATGCCGAGCCGGATTCGGGAAACAGTACGATGAAGTGAGTAAAATAAGGTTCGATGGAGTTTTCAAGGAAGCTCAAGAACTATCCGTAGCTTTCTTTTTTGGTGATTATTTCCCTTTCTTGGGTTGGATTGATAAATTAACCGGGACCATTTCCAGACTCGACAAGAATGTTAGGGATTTGGATAACTTTTTTCAAGAATTCATTGATGATCATCTGGATCCCAATCGGCCCGACTCCATGAAAGGGGACATTCTTGATTTGATGATCAAGTTGAAACAGGACCACGCAGCTGCGGTTCCTATTGAATGGGATAATATCAAGGGAATTCTCATGGTATGACTTTCAAATCTACCTTTACTTTTCCTACTTCATTAATTCCCAACTACTTTATATATTTTCAAGATATTGAtgatatatatttcaaaaaaataaaaataaaaataaaagaggaGATATTGACGATATATCTTATATATGACCGTATGCCAACTTATATAACAAAATCTGTAATTTTCCTTCCTTCATAGCTTCTGATTACTGATTTGTCGGTTCCCATACCCCATTTATGCTActaatttcaaattaattttttttatgttattttacattaatttttaagaatatttCTTTGTGTGAAATGGTCACACGGATTTATATTCATGAGATGAATCGACTTATATCATATTTGTatgacaaaaaatatatttttgacataaagaAACATAATATTTCATTTGGGTGAGAGTCTGGCATATATatccgtctcacaaaattgacgaATAAGACCATAACATAAAAGTTTTTTTGAATTTCCGACTCTTTGAGTGATGATAATTTTCCAAGAATATTCCGGACAGGTTATTAAGTGTTTCAAACTTTTCTTCATGGCTATCACCGGCCGTACAAGTGGATCATCGTCCTTTGATAGCCCATAGGTTGAAATTATGATTATTTCCCTGGTGAACATTGCATTATTGATTGAtgtcaaaattaaatattttatcaaattataaaatttttaaaaatgttttgaaaataaataattatttttgttcaACCACGTGGTGTCATGTGGTCCAAAGCTCGCCAAAGCCAAATCAGGTCCGGACTATGTTACACTGGGTGAAGATCACTCGGTGCAGCCTTTGCCGTTCATTGGGCATGAGGCTCATGGGTGAAGATCACTCGGTGCAGCCTTTGCCGTTCATTGGGCATGCCCAATGAACGGCAAAGGCTGCACCGAGTGATCTTCACGCCAATGAACGGCAAATGCTGCACCGAGTGATCTTCACCCAGTGCAAACCCGGTACAACATAGCATCTGCCGCCAAATCATGGCACACGTACATGTGTGGGCCACATGCCAAAACAATGGCGACCATCAATTAGGCGTGTTACACCTAATCGAGCATAAAAGTTCCTTTGATTGGATATGTATATATAGATATCATTCATTAATTAATctgtttcaaatatataaagtTTGATGAGTGGAAGGATTAAAACCTAAAACATATCAATTTATAGgattaaaattgtaattttttccTACTTTTATAATGTATTGTGTGTCATTTATTTTATTGGTCCTAAAATGATACCCTAACTAATcttttttttgatatttttttatatgaatGTAATGATGTTATTTAGATACTTGGGATCACCATTCACCAATGAGAGTTATAAATTATATTCTTCTCAAAAGTAAACATAGTGCACATATATacacataattttattttaattttccgtGTTAGAATTTCATTGAGGTAAAAAaaattggaattttttttatttttttgagcgAGGTAAAAAATGGAATGAGAATCTacccaataacttttatttattgaaaGGGATTGTCTCGTCCCTCGCAAAAACAATGACTAAGTTACTGAGCTAGGTCAAATTTCGAGAACTTAAGAGTATCAGAAACGAAAATACGAGTAACATATAGGACGAAATATGAAATTTTCTATTATCCTATGCTTGTGATTACTGAGtttcattaaaataaatttagtgGATTAAATTCACACACACATGCGATTGAGCATGACTATGAGAAGACCTAACGAATATAAACAACGAGATCCGTGGAACCCgacttatatttataattacaaaaataatattattttatcacaTAGGTGACAGAatcatttcaattttaaatttgttgTTTTCGAAAAAACCTGAAAAACGGGATTCCCTTTAATTAGTTTTCCCAACTCTTTAATATGATTATCCAAGATTCTTGATTGATTGTTATGTTTGACATTTTTGTTATAGAATGTATTTATTGCTGGAACCGATACAAGTGCATCGTTGATAGCTTGGGCTATGACGGCTCTCATAAAAAAACCCCAAGCAATGAAGAAAGCACGAGAGGAAGTCCGAAATGTGGTAGGAACCAAAGGcaccgtagatgaagatgatattCAAAATCTTCCTTATCTAAAAGCAATCATCAAAGAAACTCTAAGATTGTTTCCTCCAACTCCACTTTCCGTCCCGAGAGAAACCATAGAAAAGTGCACGATAGATGGGTACGAAATCCCGGCAAAAACCATGGTGTATGTGAACGTTCATGCAATCGGTTTAGATCCAGAATACTGGGAAAACCCTACTGAATTCATGCCCGATCGATTCTTGAATAGTACTATAGACTACAAAGGGCACGATTTCGGGTTGCTCCCATTTGGATCGGGTAGAAGAGGCTGCCCTGGGATGAATTTTGGTATCGCGACTGTGGAGCTTGCACTTGCCAATCTTCTCTACTCATTTGACTGGGAGTTGCCCCATGGAATGAAGGAAGAAGACCTTGACATGGAAGTGGCTGCTGGGCTTGCAAGTCACAGGAAAAATGACCTTTGCCTTGTGGGCAAATGTTATGTATGAATTATAATGACCagcaaattatatatatagatgcatgGAGCTATAAGCTATTGTTatcattataatatatatgtactCGTGTCGTGTAATAAAATAACGTTGAACCTTTGTGGCAAATGAGCTAGCTATTTATATTCCTTTCTACTTCTTATCTGATGTCTCTAAAAAATATACGGATCtaacccgacccgagcccaataaTAATCCATAtctttgaaaatatattttgaggCCCATCTTGTCTTATTTTATAAGAAGCCCAGTCTGGGATGACCCTGTTAGGGAATGGGCTCATGATCATaaattcatgggcttgagccctAACTGGTATGGTTGGAGCCCGACCTGGGCC comes from Henckelia pumila isolate YLH828 chromosome 4, ASM3356847v2, whole genome shotgun sequence and encodes:
- the LOC140864497 gene encoding cytochrome P450 83B1-like; the protein is MYYFLLLVLSFSIIFVFNYLLKSKNGKKSSTLLPPGPKGLPLIGNLHEFDTVHPHVYLHQLAKKYGPLMSLRFGFRPAIVISSARVAKTALKNNDLAFSGRPSLIGFQKFSYNGNDIAFSSYNETWREMRKLSVIHLFSAKQVASFLPIRKDQVSRMIKDMITKSHSSDQVINLSQAAFFLSNSIVCRAGFGKQYDEVSKIRFDGVFKEAQELSVAFFFGDYFPFLGWIDKLTGTISRLDKNVRDLDNFFQEFIDDHLDPNRPDSMKGDILDLMIKLKQDHAAAVPIEWDNIKGILMNVFIAGTDTSASLIAWAMTALIKKPQAMKKAREEVRNVVGTKGTVDEDDIQNLPYLKAIIKETLRLFPPTPLSVPRETIEKCTIDGYEIPAKTMVYVNVHAIGLDPEYWENPTEFMPDRFLNSTIDYKGHDFGLLPFGSGRRGCPGMNFGIATVELALANLLYSFDWELPHGMKEEDLDMEVAAGLASHRKNDLCLVGKCYV